In the genome of Bremerella sp. P1, the window GGTCGACCTGAGCGCTCCTTTTGTCCACCTCGACCGAAGCTTTATGCATCTCGGTTTTCATATATTCGACTTAGGTTTCCAGAGCCCCAATAGCGAAGCTGCCAAACCGATGGTTTTTACAACGACGCTGCTGCTGATCACCGTGATTTTCACGTTGAATCTGTTCGCCATTTGGCTTCGTGCCCGACTCCGAAAACGTTTCCAGTCGGGACAGTTTTAATCAGCTTTATGCCCGCATGTTTCGCCTTCGCGACTAGCAGAAGACACACTCCATGAGTCAACCAACATCAGGAACTTCGGAAACGAGCCGGCTCGAATTGATCGCCCAGGGGCACAACTTTGCTCCTGTCGTGCACGATGCTGTCTTTCGCGAAGAAAAAGTCCTGGAGATCAAGAAATTCAATCTTTGGTACGGAGACAAGCAGGCTCTGTTCGATATCAGCATGCCGATACCTCGCGGTCAGGTAACCGCGCTGGTTGGCCCATCCGGCTGCGGCAAGTCGACTCTTCTGCGATGCGTGAACCGCATGAACGACTTGATCGACACCGTTCGCATCCAAGGCGATATCTACTTGAACGATCAATCGATCTGCGACCGGGGAGTCGACGTGATCGAACTTCGCAAACGCATGGGCATGGTTTTTCAGAAACCTAACCCCTTCCCCATGAGCATCTTCGAAAACGTTGTCTATCCTTTGCGAATCGACGGCGAACGAAGCCGCAGTGTGCTCGAAGGCGTTTGCGAACATAGCCTGAAAGGTGCCGCGATCTGGAGTGAAGTAAAGGATCGTCTCCATGAAAGTGGACTCAGTCTTTCTGGCGGTCAGCAACAACGCCTATGCATCGCACGCGCGATCGCGAGTGAGCCAGAGGTCTTGCTGTTGGACGAACCATGCTCAGCGCTCGACCCGATCGCTACCGGAAAAATTGAAGATCTGATTCGTGAACTGCGTGGTGAGTATTCGATCTTGATCGTCACCCACAACATGCAGCAAGCCTCGCGAATCAGCGACTACACCGCGTTCATGTACCTGGGTCGACTCGTCGAATATGGTCCGACCGTCGACATTTTTACCAAGCCCAAGCTATCCGAAACCAACGCCTATGTGACGGGACGTTTTGGTTAAGACACTCCTCTCCTCCCACTATTTGCGAAAGGACGCCGACAATGATGCTTCGATTGCCAGTTCTCGCCAGACTGCTCACGCTTTTGGCGTTGACGAGTTTTGTTTGGTGCGGATCGAATGTCTGCGCTGACGAAACTGCCGTGCGTTCCGCTGATCACCAGAAGTTTACGGAAGACTTTTGGACCTACCTGCAAGACAAGTATGGCGATTGGAAGCAGTTGGAAGCCTTCCCTGAACATGCTCCCATGCCCGAGGCCGGCACCGAAGGTACCATCTACGTCAACGATGTCGCTGCCAACGACGTCGCCAAGCTCGATTTCGGCTCGATTGTCGTTGTCGAACACCAACGTGACGGTAAACCCTATGCCCTGACGGCTCTGTTTCGTGCCCGTCCTGGCGTCAACGCGAAGAACGACGACTGGTACGAACTTTACTACCTGACCGATGGGACGGCCGTCAAATCTTCGGCCGATCATTCCACGTACAACCGCCGCGGGTTTCTTACCAAAGTGATTGACGGACGCCTGTGGGTACTTCCTTTAGATAGCCCCAGCCTAGCAGCGTTGGTCGAAGGAGAAGGTCCTGAGAAGCACGTCACGTTGCCTGGCGCTGGCCCGGATCGTAAGACCCTCAAGACCGATTCTCGGGATACGGCTATCCACTACCTCTTCGCCAAACCAGGCTACCTAACCTACTTCGAAGACGGTCGGGCTTGGGTCTTCGCCAAGAAGAGCGATGCCGCCGTACATTTCCGGAAAGACGGACTTCCCGAAAAGCACGTCACGCGTATCGGTGCGGGTCCTATGCGAACCACCATCAAGGCTCCCGATTCGGAAACGATCGACATGTTCCTCGGTAAAACCGACAAGTAGAGACTCGAAAGCTACCTCCCATGACTCGTCACTGGATCCGACAGATCGAAGCCGTTCGTTCGCACCTTCTTTCGATGGGTACGCATGCCGAAACCCAGGTTAACGAGGCGACGCGGGCACTGCATGATCTCGATCGAGATCGCGCCCTAAATGTCATCGCCGAAGATGATCAACTGGACGAAATGGATATTGCTTTAGAAGAAGAGTGCCTGCATTCGATCGCTCTCTTCCAGCCGGTGGCATCCGACCTTCGCCTGATCGTTTCTTCCATGTCGGTTGGGCACGAGTTGGAACGGATTGGCGATCTTGCGGTGAACATTGCCGAAAGCGTCGTTCGACTTCGCGACAGTGGGGTGGCCACAAGCCAGATCGTGCTGCCGGAATGTTTGAAGCAAGCGAATCATCAAGCCGCTGAGATGCTACGCAAGAGCCTGGATGCGTTCATTCAACAAGATGCATCGACTTGCCGAGATCTGATTCTGCAAGACCGAGAACTCGATCGCCTGCATCGCCAGATATTTGAGTGGCTCAAAGAGGGCATCTCGAAGAATCCAGCCGACCTGGACTGGATGATTGAGATCACCGGTATCTCCAAACACATCGAACGGATTGCCGATCACGTCACCAACATCGCCGAGATTGTCATTTATTGGGTCGAAGGCGAAATCGTCCGCCATCGTCAATCAAGCGATGGCGACGAGGATGCGGCGTCATGATCCGGCAAGCCATGAAACACACGGAAGGCTTTACGTTTTCGGGTCGGATTGACCTAATCCCCTGTTCCCTTCAACTCAAGCGTGAAGACGAGCCGTGTCTCAACGTAGCATCTTGATCGTCGAAAAAGCAGGAGGACCGCTCCGCACGGTCGCGCACAACCTCCAGCAAACTGGCTGCCAAGTCTATCTGGCCAACGGCACGCGCGATGGCTTGCAACACGCGATGGAATTTGTGCCGGATGTGGTCGTCTTGTCTCGCTCGCTGACGGAAGTGGAAACCCTTGATCTCTGTCGTTCGATCTTAAGGAACCTAGGCGAAGACTCGACGCCTGCGATCTTGATTGCTCCGACCGGCGGAGACCTGAGTGGCATCGAAGACCCGGCCCACGATTCCCGCCTGGCCGAGTCACTGGCACTCGACCTGCTTGCTCAATCGGTCAAAACGCTGACGTTTCGTGCGCGGCATACCATCGATACCCAAGCCGTTCTCGAATGCCATGGCATCCGCCTTGATCCTCGCTTCTCTTTGGTCGAAATGGACGGCAATCGACTCGATCTGACGCCGACCGAGTTTCGACTTCTACAAGCCCTGCTAGCACGTCCTGGACATGTACTTACGCGGGCCCAGTTGGAAGAAGCAGCGGGACTTCCAGCCAAGGACCGGGAGCCTGAGTCCGACACTGAGAACGCCAGCAGAACTCGCCGGATTGATGTCCACGTCAAATCGATCCGCGGCAAGCTTAACCGGAAGGGAATTCTCATCGAGACCGTCCGGGGGGTTGGTTATCGCTTCCGCGAAGCGGCCTGGAACATAAACGCTTTGAATTAATACCTTTACACTCAAAACCACTCTAGTGAGGGTGAGTATTCCCGCCGAAAATCTTTGGCGCAATCTGCGGGACGACGTACTTGAAGATGAACGCGCGATTAAGGTATCGTTAATCGCACGTGGGGAAGCTTGCTTGGGGTCTTAACCCGAAGACAATCATCTTCGCCAAGGATGTCGTGCTAGCAAGTACGGCTGGCCGGATTTGCCAGTCGGAACGGATTCCTCCTCAACGATGGAAAGCACGGCGGATTATCGTGCTGATTCGGGCGTCATTGAAGACCCCGCGACATGGAACGGATTTCCTTCCCATGATGATTCTCTCTCGGATTGTCGATAGAGAATGGAAGGAACATAAAAATCATGGTCGGTTTGAAAGCGAACAACGGTTTGAGCGGTAAGACCCTTTGGGAGCGTCGCGAGCTTCTACGAAGCCAGGCGAATGCGAGATTTGTCGATCCCGAACAGTTTTGTGCCTTAGCGGTCTCGTGCCGCAAGATTACTCGAGCAGACGAGTCGGCTGCAGGCCTGAAGGGCCTGTTCAGCGAAGAAGACGGTCTGACGTACTACGTCGAAGAAGAAACGCTCGAAAAGTACCGCGACGGGGTCGATGTGCCTAATCCGTCGCTGGAACTCGTCTAGTCGCCAGTTCGGCTGCTACCAGACTGGCGATCTTCGATCGGTAGATTTAGCCCATGCTTGTGGCTAAATCACGGACGAAACCTTCTTGGATTGATCCCATTGTGCCGTGGCGGCTGCCGATCTTCTACCAGCAGCCGCATCTAAGATTTCACTACGGATTGTCGGCTTCCGCATCCGTTTCGTCGAAGTGAGCTTCTGGAGCGTGCGAGCCACGCGGAACACGGACACTCTCGACCAGATCCTGAACCTCTTCCGGTGGCGGAGCCGTCAGGCGGCTGATCGTCATCGCCACGATGAAGTTCAGTGCCAGGCCAATTGCTCCGACACCTTCCGGTCGGAGCCCATTGGGCATCCAACTGCTTCCCTGGAACCACGGAGTCATCAGCGGCTCGTCAAAGCCCAGCACGCGATCCGAGCGGCAGAGAATGATGTAGATGGCCGTGAATAGAATGCCCACGATCATCCCCGAGGTCGCCCCTTGGCGATTCATCCGCTTATCGAAGATCCCCAGGAAGATAATCGGGAAGAAGCTTGCCGCCGCCAAGCCGAACGCGAATGCGACCACCTCACCAATAAACCCTGGCGGAGCAATCCCAAAGTAACCAGCAACGAGAATCGCACCGATGATCATGATACGAGCGATAAACAACCGCCGAGGCTCCGAGGCGTTCGGCTCGAAGAAGTGCACATACAGGTCGTGAGCCATCGAACTGGAAATCACCAACAGCAAACCGGCAGCCGTACTCAAGGCGGCAGCCAGCCCGCCGGTCGCGACAATCGCAATCACCCAAGGGGAAAGCTGCGCGATTTCAGGGGTCGCCAGAACAAGGATATCCTTATCAATCGTGACTTCGTCAAAGTTACCATTGACGTTTCTCAGCGAAAGAATGCCATCTTTGTTCTTGTCGTCAATCTTGATTAACCCGGTCTTTTGCCAGGTATCAACCCACTGAATGGGAACTTCTTTGCCTTCGTCGTTGATTCGGTACACGGGAATGTACTCGACTTCGTCTTCCCCTTTAGCGACTTCGCCAATGTGGGCACCTTCCAGCGTGTTCAAAATCGAATAGCGGGCAAACATCGCCAGAACGGGAGCCGACGTGTAAAGCAAGCAGATGAACAGCAACGCCCAGAAAGCGCTGTAGCGAGCGGCACGAACATTCGCCACCGTGTAAAAACGGACGATCACATGCGGCAGGCCTGCCGTACCAGCCATCAGTGCGAACATGATGAAGAACACATTCGCCATGTCGTAGTTGGTAAATGGTTGTGTGTACGATGAAAAGCCAAGGTCTTCCTGAATCAAGTTGACCTTCTCGGCGATATCCCCGGTCGTAAAGCCAATTTGGGGAACGGAACTGTCGGTCAACATTCCTGACAGGGCAAACGTCGGAATCAAAAATGCCGCAATCAACACGAAGAACTGCACCACCTGGGTCCAGGTAATCCCTTTCATACCGCCGAGCACGGCAAATACGCCGACGATGACCATCCCCAGCACGACCCCTTGCCATGTTTCCACTTCCAGGAAGCGGGCAAACACAATCCCCACCCCACGCATCTGACCGGCGACATAGGTAATGGAAATGAACACCGCACATACGGCGGCAACAATACGAGCCGTCTCGCTGTAGTAACGTTTGGCCACGAAGTCAGGCACGGTGTACTGACCGAATTTCCGCAGATAGGGCGCCAGCAACATCGCCAGCAGCACGTATCCTCCGGTCCAGCCCAAAAGAAAGACCGAACCATCCGAACCCAACCCGCTGATCAGGCCCGCCATACT includes:
- the pstB gene encoding phosphate ABC transporter ATP-binding protein PstB — protein: MSQPTSGTSETSRLELIAQGHNFAPVVHDAVFREEKVLEIKKFNLWYGDKQALFDISMPIPRGQVTALVGPSGCGKSTLLRCVNRMNDLIDTVRIQGDIYLNDQSICDRGVDVIELRKRMGMVFQKPNPFPMSIFENVVYPLRIDGERSRSVLEGVCEHSLKGAAIWSEVKDRLHESGLSLSGGQQQRLCIARAIASEPEVLLLDEPCSALDPIATGKIEDLIRELRGEYSILIVTHNMQQASRISDYTAFMYLGRLVEYGPTVDIFTKPKLSETNAYVTGRFG
- the phoU gene encoding phosphate signaling complex protein PhoU, which translates into the protein MTRHWIRQIEAVRSHLLSMGTHAETQVNEATRALHDLDRDRALNVIAEDDQLDEMDIALEEECLHSIALFQPVASDLRLIVSSMSVGHELERIGDLAVNIAESVVRLRDSGVATSQIVLPECLKQANHQAAEMLRKSLDAFIQQDASTCRDLILQDRELDRLHRQIFEWLKEGISKNPADLDWMIEITGISKHIERIADHVTNIAEIVIYWVEGEIVRHRQSSDGDEDAAS
- a CDS encoding winged helix family transcriptional regulator, producing the protein MSQRSILIVEKAGGPLRTVAHNLQQTGCQVYLANGTRDGLQHAMEFVPDVVVLSRSLTEVETLDLCRSILRNLGEDSTPAILIAPTGGDLSGIEDPAHDSRLAESLALDLLAQSVKTLTFRARHTIDTQAVLECHGIRLDPRFSLVEMDGNRLDLTPTEFRLLQALLARPGHVLTRAQLEEAAGLPAKDREPESDTENASRTRRIDVHVKSIRGKLNRKGILIETVRGVGYRFREAAWNINALN
- a CDS encoding sodium:solute symporter family protein yields the protein MDFIEQMPLLGAAMTATRAWTFGFVTITFMIYLYIGWRSRVKESGEFYVAGQGVPAIANGAATAADWMSAASFISMAGLISGLGSDGSVFLLGWTGGYVLLAMLLAPYLRKFGQYTVPDFVAKRYYSETARIVAAVCAVFISITYVAGQMRGVGIVFARFLEVETWQGVVLGMVIVGVFAVLGGMKGITWTQVVQFFVLIAAFLIPTFALSGMLTDSSVPQIGFTTGDIAEKVNLIQEDLGFSSYTQPFTNYDMANVFFIMFALMAGTAGLPHVIVRFYTVANVRAARYSAFWALLFICLLYTSAPVLAMFARYSILNTLEGAHIGEVAKGEDEVEYIPVYRINDEGKEVPIQWVDTWQKTGLIKIDDKNKDGILSLRNVNGNFDEVTIDKDILVLATPEIAQLSPWVIAIVATGGLAAALSTAAGLLLVISSSMAHDLYVHFFEPNASEPRRLFIARIMIIGAILVAGYFGIAPPGFIGEVVAFAFGLAAASFFPIIFLGIFDKRMNRQGATSGMIVGILFTAIYIILCRSDRVLGFDEPLMTPWFQGSSWMPNGLRPEGVGAIGLALNFIVAMTISRLTAPPPEEVQDLVESVRVPRGSHAPEAHFDETDAEADNP